A portion of the Achromobacter sp. MFA1 R4 genome contains these proteins:
- a CDS encoding YbaN family protein produces the protein MMRALWLCLGCLMLALGVIGAFLPVMPTTIFLILAVACFSRSSPRLEKWLLDSPTYGPSLRAWREQGAVSRKGKAYACVGMAAGYLLFYWSAHPSLALAVGVGIFFLASAAYVVSRPSPKIDGSASTRPGE, from the coding sequence ATGATGAGAGCACTTTGGTTATGCCTGGGCTGCCTGATGCTGGCGCTGGGTGTCATCGGCGCCTTCCTGCCGGTGATGCCGACGACGATCTTCCTGATCCTGGCAGTGGCCTGCTTTTCCCGCTCGTCGCCACGGCTCGAGAAATGGCTGCTGGATAGTCCGACGTACGGCCCGTCGTTGCGCGCGTGGCGCGAGCAGGGCGCCGTGTCGCGCAAGGGGAAGGCGTACGCTTGCGTGGGGATGGCGGCGGGCTATCTGCTGTTTTACTGGAGCGCGCATCCCTCGTTGGCGCTCGCCGTCGGCGTGGGCATCTTCTTTCTGGCCAGCGCGGCGTATGTCGTCAGCCGGCCGAGCCCGAAGATCGACGGGTCGGCCAGCACGCGGCCAGGCGAGTAG
- a CDS encoding phosphoribosylanthranilate isomerase translates to MRTRIKICGLTREEDIDAAVSAGADAIGFVFYPKSKRCLTPTRAAQLRRAVPAFVDVVALFVNAEDELVRTVQGEVGPDLLQFHGDESPLDCARFGHRFLRAFRAGAPGLDTADTLASACRAYGEAAGWLFDSYSAGYGGSGHGFDYALLDDVRADPVSRPLILSGGLNAENVGAAIEKVRPWAIDVSSGVEVEQGIKSSDRISFFVAAAHDADTKLKGN, encoded by the coding sequence ATGCGTACACGCATCAAGATCTGCGGGCTGACCCGCGAAGAAGACATCGACGCCGCCGTCTCGGCCGGCGCGGACGCGATTGGCTTCGTCTTCTATCCGAAGAGCAAGCGTTGCCTCACGCCGACCCGCGCCGCGCAACTGCGCCGCGCGGTGCCGGCATTCGTCGATGTCGTCGCGCTTTTCGTGAATGCCGAAGACGAGCTTGTGCGCACCGTGCAGGGCGAAGTCGGCCCCGACCTGCTGCAATTCCATGGCGACGAATCGCCGCTGGACTGCGCGCGCTTCGGCCACCGCTTCCTGCGGGCTTTCCGCGCCGGCGCGCCCGGCCTGGATACGGCGGACACGCTGGCCTCGGCGTGCCGCGCGTACGGCGAGGCGGCGGGCTGGCTGTTCGACAGCTACAGCGCGGGCTACGGCGGGAGCGGACACGGATTCGATTACGCGCTGCTCGACGACGTGCGGGCCGATCCGGTCTCGCGTCCCTTGATCCTGTCCGGCGGATTGAACGCCGAGAACGTGGGCGCCGCGATCGAAAAGGTGCGTCCTTGGGCGATCGATGTGAGTAGTGGCGTTGAAGTCGAGCAAGGAATAAAAAGTTCTGATAGAATTTCGTTCTTCGTTGCTGCGGCACATGACGCAGACACGAAGTTGAAGGGTAATTAG
- a CDS encoding TRAP transporter substrate-binding protein, with protein sequence MQRRAFLKQTALAAAGGAVLGKAVAQDASGVAQDALPPAPDAAPAVPDAPGTVPPAPPAAADAPAIVQEAPRLTWRLASTFPNESPTLFAGAEDVARYVADVTEGRFVIEILPAGKLPRPDQVLQAVQRRDVDCGHTVSTRYFDTDPALSFDACVPFGLNTRQMNAWMNQGEGLTLTREAFGRYGILNFPCGQTGAQMGGWFRGEIKTVDDLRGLKVHAGGFARHVLARLGAVPVDIPVEQAYAALEDGRVDAVAWIGPYDDERLSLYKVARNYYFPGWWAGTQQLSLYVNKAAYDELPKPFQSALSLACAMATGNMIAQYDAGNPDALRRLVSQGAQLKAFPRPVLQACYEASLAAYNELSAKDPMFKRLYDSMLAFRNKQAPWSRMAEGSFDNMVATLGAQGT encoded by the coding sequence ATGCAACGCCGCGCGTTTTTGAAGCAAACCGCCTTGGCCGCCGCGGGCGGCGCCGTGTTGGGCAAGGCCGTCGCCCAGGATGCGTCCGGCGTCGCGCAGGATGCGCTGCCCCCGGCACCGGATGCCGCGCCCGCCGTCCCCGACGCGCCGGGCACCGTGCCGCCCGCCCCGCCCGCCGCCGCCGATGCGCCCGCCATCGTGCAGGAGGCGCCCCGGCTGACCTGGCGATTGGCCTCGACCTTCCCGAACGAGTCGCCCACGCTCTTTGCCGGCGCCGAAGACGTCGCCCGCTACGTGGCCGATGTCACGGAAGGGCGCTTCGTCATCGAAATCCTGCCGGCCGGCAAACTGCCGCGGCCCGACCAAGTCCTGCAAGCCGTGCAGCGCCGCGACGTCGACTGCGGCCACACGGTGTCCACCCGCTATTTCGATACCGACCCGGCCCTCTCGTTCGATGCCTGCGTGCCGTTCGGGCTGAACACCCGCCAGATGAACGCGTGGATGAACCAGGGCGAAGGCCTGACGCTCACGCGCGAGGCGTTCGGCAGATACGGCATTCTGAACTTTCCTTGCGGCCAAACCGGCGCGCAGATGGGAGGGTGGTTTCGCGGTGAAATCAAGACGGTCGATGACCTGCGCGGCCTCAAGGTGCACGCGGGCGGCTTTGCCCGCCACGTGCTGGCGCGTCTGGGCGCCGTGCCCGTCGACATACCCGTGGAACAGGCCTACGCCGCGCTGGAAGATGGCCGCGTGGACGCGGTGGCGTGGATCGGTCCCTACGACGACGAGCGCCTTTCCCTTTACAAAGTGGCGCGCAACTACTATTTCCCGGGGTGGTGGGCGGGGACCCAGCAATTGTCGCTCTACGTGAACAAGGCCGCGTACGACGAATTACCGAAGCCCTTCCAGTCCGCGCTGTCGCTGGCCTGCGCCATGGCCACCGGCAACATGATCGCCCAGTACGATGCCGGCAATCCGGACGCGCTGCGCCGGCTGGTGTCGCAGGGCGCGCAACTGAAAGCGTTCCCGAGGCCGGTCCTGCAGGCCTGCTACGAGGCCTCGCTGGCGGCTTACAATGAACTCAGCGCCAAAGACCCGATGTTCAAGCGGCTCTACGACAGCATGCTGGCTTTCCGCAACAAGCAGGCCCCGTGGTCCCGCATGGCCGAGGGCAGCTTCGACAACATGGTGGCCACGCTGGGCGCGCAGGGCACCTAG